The genomic stretch TGTCGCGCGTCGGCTCCTCGGCGCAGACGAAAGCGACGAAGAAGGTCGCCGGCAAGATCAAGGGCGAGCTCGCTCAATATCGCGAGATGGCGGCCTTCGCTCAGTTCGGCTCCGATCTCGACGCGGTGACGCAGCGTCTGCTCAATCGCGGCGCGCGCCTGACCGAGCTCTTGAAGCAGCCGCAGTTCTCGCCGCTGCAGATGGAAGAGCAGACGGTGGTGATCTACGCCGGCGTCAACGGCTATCTCGATCCGCTGCCGGTCAATCGCGTGCGCGCCTTCGAGGATGGACTGCTGGCGCTGCTGCGCACGCAGCATCCGAACATCCTCGAGACGATCCGCACGACCAAGGATCTGCCGGATGCGACGGCCGCCGAGCTGAAGGGCGTCCTCGACGCCTTCACGAAATCCTTCGCCTGACGCGCGCAACCAAGGATCGGAAGCGATGGCCCGTCATTGCGAGCGCAGCGAAACGATCCAGAGCCGCTCGGCGGCTCTGAGATCGCCTCGCGGCTTCGCTTCTCGCAATGACGACAGGCCGGCTCCGGTCGCAATGAGACGGGTTCTCTCATGCCCTCGTTGAAGGATCTTCGAAACCGCATATCTTCCGTCAAGGCGACGCAGAAGATCACCAAGGCCATGCAAATGGTCGCGGCGGCCAAGCTACGCCGCGCCCAGGTGGCGGCCGAGGCGGCGCGTCCCTATGCCGAGCGCATCGAGAAAGTGCTCGCCAATCTCGCCGGGGGCGTCTCTTCCGGCGCGCCGGTGCTGCTCGCCGGCAATGGCCGCGACGAGACGCATCTTCTCGTCGTGGCGACCGCCGAGCGCGGCCTCTGCGGCGCATTCAACTCCTCGATCGTCCGCCTCGCCCGCGAGCACATCCAGCGCCTGCAGGGGCAGGGCAAGACGGTCAAGATTCTCTGCGTCGGCAAGAAGGGCTACGACCAGCTCCGCCGCAATTATGAGAAGAACATCATCGAGCTCATCGAGCTGCGCGGCGTGCGCCAGCTCGGCTTCGAGCAGGGCGACGCGATCGGCCGCAAGGTCATCGATCT from Methylosinus sp. C49 encodes the following:
- a CDS encoding F0F1 ATP synthase subunit gamma: MPSLKDLRNRISSVKATQKITKAMQMVAAAKLRRAQVAAEAARPYAERIEKVLANLAGGVSSGAPVLLAGNGRDETHLLVVATAERGLCGAFNSSIVRLAREHIQRLQGQGKTVKILCVGKKGYDQLRRNYEKNIIELIELRGVRQLGFEQGDAIGRKVIDLFESGEFDVATLFFSRFKSVIQQFPTALQLIPAQISANENEAAAAGPQANYEYEPGQDEILATLLPRNISVQIFRALLENAASEQGARMSAMDNATRNAGDMIKKQTTLYNRSRQAIITKELIEIISGAEAL